One window from the genome of Sulfurimonas crateris encodes:
- a CDS encoding HDOD domain-containing protein: MTEEILKKIKQLPPLPESVMQIESVYQDPESTFNDMVKILEKDPLLTADILKAANSPLYGFSREINAINQAVGLFGMGTVRGFALASIVKKSFDLDLSVYGIDNDTFSMLSKKQHALTTSWCLKKDSKLLGILSPAAFLVEIGKVLIAQQIMADNTQEKFKEALKSSATLEEAEREVTGVDTPEVSAKIFEHWRFESGLVDTIRHCLNPQDAKDEIKKPAEILHVVRTVVELNGSVTDESIAAAKELIEKYSLDMESFDRALQNL, encoded by the coding sequence ATGACTGAAGAGATACTCAAAAAAATCAAACAACTACCTCCGCTTCCCGAATCAGTTATGCAAATTGAATCCGTTTATCAAGACCCTGAAAGCACCTTTAACGATATGGTCAAAATACTGGAAAAAGATCCTCTTTTAACGGCAGATATTTTAAAAGCGGCCAACTCTCCTCTGTATGGATTTAGCCGTGAGATCAATGCCATAAATCAAGCAGTAGGACTCTTTGGCATGGGAACCGTAAGAGGTTTTGCCCTTGCAAGCATCGTAAAAAAGAGTTTTGATCTTGACCTCTCAGTTTACGGCATAGACAATGACACATTCTCAATGTTATCTAAGAAACAGCATGCCCTTACGACCTCTTGGTGCCTTAAAAAAGATTCTAAACTTTTGGGGATACTCTCTCCTGCAGCGTTTCTAGTCGAGATCGGCAAGGTTTTAATTGCTCAGCAAATCATGGCAGATAATACGCAGGAGAAGTTCAAAGAGGCGCTTAAGAGCTCTGCTACACTTGAAGAAGCAGAGAGAGAAGTAACAGGAGTAGATACACCCGAAGTAAGTGCTAAAATATTTGAACACTGGAGATTTGAATCGGGGCTTGTTGACACTATCCGCCACTGTCTAAATCCCCAAGATGCGAAAGATGAGATCAAAAAACCTGCCGAGATCCTGCATGTAGTACGCACGGTAGTTGAGCTCAACGGCTCTGTTACAGATGAGAGTATAGCTGCAGCAAAAGAGCTAATAGAGAAATACTCTCTTGATATGGAGAGCTTCGATAGAGCGTTGCAAAATCTGTAA
- the greA gene encoding transcription elongation factor GreA, translating into MSIEGYDLLIEEFKFLLEVEKPKVAQEKLVAAALGDRSENADYQAAKEKLRFIDKRLFYLNSMIEKSQIIDPSTLPHDKVSFGSSVKIINLETDEEESYTICGVLESEPENGLISVHSPLARAMMGKQVEDEFKITLPLGKKEYEIVEISYENIFSLKKNIRTKPDFSFH; encoded by the coding sequence ATGAGCATTGAAGGGTATGACCTTTTGATCGAAGAGTTTAAATTTTTGCTTGAAGTAGAAAAACCAAAGGTCGCGCAGGAAAAACTTGTTGCGGCTGCTTTGGGCGATAGAAGCGAAAATGCCGACTATCAGGCTGCTAAAGAGAAGCTTAGGTTTATTGACAAAAGGCTTTTTTATCTAAACTCTATGATAGAGAAGTCGCAAATTATCGACCCATCAACACTCCCGCACGACAAAGTCAGTTTCGGCAGCAGTGTAAAGATCATAAATCTTGAGACGGATGAAGAGGAGAGCTACACCATCTGCGGTGTTTTAGAGTCAGAACCTGAAAATGGACTTATATCTGTCCACTCTCCGCTTGCTCGTGCAATGATGGGCAAACAGGTTGAAGATGAGTTTAAGATCACACTTCCGCTTGGAAAAAAGGAGTATGAAATAGTTGAAATAAGCTATGAAAATATCTTCTCGTTAAAGAAAAACATACGCACAAAACCTGACTTTTCATTTCATTAA
- a CDS encoding helix-turn-helix domain-containing protein encodes MKDIELLKKDFSKKLHIKIGENVKNIRKEKGVSQLKLAYAIGYKSVSPISSAEVYYNNIHFNLENLAKIAYVLDVDICEFFKNLELE; translated from the coding sequence TTGAAAGATATTGAATTGTTGAAAAAAGACTTCTCTAAAAAACTTCACATAAAGATAGGAGAAAATGTAAAAAATATAAGAAAGGAAAAAGGTGTTTCCCAGTTAAAATTAGCATATGCTATTGGTTACAAATCTGTTTCTCCAATATCAAGTGCGGAAGTTTATTATAATAATATTCATTTTAATTTAGAAAATTTAGCAAAAATAGCATACGTGTTAGATGTAGATATATGTGAATTTTTCAAAAATTTAGAATTAGAATAA
- a CDS encoding type I-C CRISPR-associated protein Cas8c/Csd1: MEKQTIRIEWDGAYSLEDIGYSFDDNFESKYVENSKLNNKIKDYGLYQIYGTHPVYGNDVLLYIGKALQQTFSKRISQEEWEYNSDCKNIKIYVGRLFSVNDEIQPSDNAWETMITQAEKMLIYSHSPAKNSSNILHLSNKEALKKFKNLKILNYDNYRSLMPEVSGDIWVDCFHEYKIFEYKN; this comes from the coding sequence TTGGAAAAACAAACAATAAGAATAGAATGGGACGGTGCATATAGCTTAGAAGATATTGGATATTCTTTTGATGATAATTTTGAAAGTAAATATGTTGAAAATTCTAAATTAAATAATAAAATTAAAGATTATGGTCTTTATCAAATTTATGGAACACACCCAGTATATGGTAATGATGTTCTATTGTATATTGGAAAAGCATTGCAACAAACTTTTAGCAAACGAATATCACAAGAAGAATGGGAATATAATAGTGATTGCAAAAATATAAAAATTTATGTGGGAAGACTTTTTTCAGTAAACGATGAAATACAGCCATCTGATAATGCTTGGGAGACTATGATAACACAAGCCGAAAAGATGTTGATTTATTCGCATTCACCAGCTAAAAATTCTTCAAATATATTACATTTATCCAATAAGGAAGCATTAAAAAAATTTAAAAATTTAAAAATATTAAATTATGATAATTACAGAAGCTTAATGCCTGAAGTTTCAGGTGATATTTGGGTAGATTGTTTTCATGAGTATAAAATTTTTGAATATAAGAATTGA